A window of Mucilaginibacter paludis DSM 18603 contains these coding sequences:
- a CDS encoding DUF4960 domain-containing protein — MKSIIIKNKFRLVIICLAVIINACKKNSSDINLSANADISAFTANGVSATISESAKTIKITLPFGSDITKVKPTFTIASGAVASPALGEVVDMSLPVTYKVINGNIYSTYTVTATIQPAFVSFKIDTVAGVINDINRTITVTMPPGSVVSNVVPKIVLSSGLTISPTADKAQDFTKPVTYTVTSSVTSVTYTVNVTVLNSIPYIAYVGFASTRAGITNPDEKAAADWLFANYPNAEYVVFDDINTGKVNLAKYKVIWWHYDSGQQLPDMTNYANIINALKAYYASGGNFFFTGYADQYLVPLGIVPGGKGPNNVFGDTAPTIDNNGDWGMSFPGQSSNALFSGLTLSATNPTTAYLLGKGVERENHTAQWKVSEWGGYGNTAGWQAATGGIALASTDGSTTDNTVNIAQWPSVNKSGKTIIIALGAYDWYNEPDAKTGVASIANPYMPNVIKLTQNALSILTQ; from the coding sequence ATGAAATCAATTATCATAAAAAACAAATTCCGGTTGGTGATCATTTGCCTGGCAGTAATCATCAATGCCTGTAAAAAGAACAGTTCAGATATTAACTTAAGCGCCAACGCCGATATTTCCGCGTTCACGGCCAACGGCGTGTCGGCAACGATCAGCGAAAGTGCGAAGACAATTAAGATCACTTTGCCTTTTGGATCGGACATCACGAAGGTAAAACCGACTTTTACGATTGCTTCAGGCGCCGTCGCGTCTCCAGCTCTGGGCGAGGTTGTCGATATGTCCCTACCGGTTACTTACAAAGTAATTAATGGGAACATTTACAGTACATATACTGTAACAGCAACCATTCAACCTGCGTTCGTGAGTTTCAAAATTGATACCGTTGCCGGGGTAATTAATGATATTAACCGGACAATTACTGTTACGATGCCGCCGGGGTCTGTCGTGAGCAACGTTGTTCCTAAAATTGTTTTATCTTCCGGATTAACGATCAGCCCTACGGCAGACAAAGCCCAGGATTTTACCAAGCCGGTTACCTATACCGTAACCTCAAGTGTTACATCGGTGACTTACACGGTAAATGTGACTGTGCTGAATAGTATTCCTTACATCGCTTATGTAGGATTCGCATCTACCCGCGCCGGAATCACCAATCCTGACGAAAAGGCGGCAGCCGACTGGTTATTTGCTAACTACCCGAATGCTGAATACGTTGTTTTTGACGATATTAATACCGGTAAAGTAAATTTGGCTAAATATAAAGTCATCTGGTGGCACTACGATAGCGGTCAGCAACTGCCCGACATGACTAATTATGCTAATATAATAAATGCCTTAAAGGCTTATTATGCAAGTGGGGGCAATTTCTTTTTCACCGGTTACGCCGACCAATACCTGGTACCACTGGGCATTGTACCGGGCGGTAAAGGGCCAAATAACGTATTCGGGGATACTGCTCCAACTATTGATAACAATGGTGATTGGGGCATGTCGTTCCCCGGACAATCATCGAACGCACTTTTCTCGGGATTAACACTGAGCGCTACCAATCCCACCACAGCTTACTTGCTTGGCAAAGGAGTGGAAAGGGAAAATCACACGGCTCAATGGAAAGTAAGCGAGTGGGGAGGTTATGGCAATACTGCAGGCTGGCAGGCAGCAACCGGTGGCATCGCTTTGGCATCTACCGATGGTTCTACAACTGATAACACCGTTAACATTGCACAATGGCCCTCAGTTAATAAAAGCGGAAAAACTATCATCATTGCCCTGGGCGCTTATGACTGGTACAATGAACCCGATGCTAAAACAGGTGTAGCGAGTATCGCCAACCCCTATATGCCTAACGTGATCAAATTAACCCAAAATGCGCTAAGCATATTAACTCAATAA
- a CDS encoding glycoside hydrolase family 32 protein: protein MKKISLIIVLCAMLASCKKDSSGIAPVDPTAPFFSIYQAPVKGYVGDVMPFYDNNTFHLFFLADWRDNAPQYHPWYKFTTTDLLTYTDKGIMIGYGRADQEDYTLGTGSVIKAGNNYYGYYTGHNYLFLNTARPQEGIMYATSTDLNSWTKKSGFLIIPPSGYDFNNFRDPNIFFNDATQEYWMVVGARKNNVGELVYYTTKDMAAPNWVFQGTFYGPNKYDMLECPDVFKLGNYWYLVFSDTNMENATHYRIAASPSGPWITPANELLDGRYFYAAKTTFDGKNRYLFGWVPTKSGFSDVGAKEFAGNMSSHLLVQNSDGTLSVSVPATVESAVAKVGTITATNKDATVTLSGSNYQISSSNGTGAAYFGNISGTCIIKGSVTFSQLPSGFGFLFGSDGTANNTFKLGFTNGNLQSDNVISGAANTDASIPYKLTAGQEYPFKIVIENSIATIYVNSQAALTTRIYALQKKAWGIYATNGSATFKNLSFYQK, encoded by the coding sequence ATGAAAAAAATATCATTAATCATTGTGCTGTGTGCTATGCTGGCGTCTTGTAAAAAAGATAGCTCGGGGATAGCACCGGTTGATCCAACCGCACCATTTTTTTCCATTTACCAGGCGCCAGTAAAGGGCTACGTGGGCGATGTTATGCCATTTTATGACAATAATACCTTCCATCTGTTTTTCCTGGCAGACTGGCGAGATAACGCTCCACAATATCATCCCTGGTATAAATTTACAACAACTGATCTGTTAACTTACACAGATAAGGGCATTATGATTGGATATGGCCGGGCCGACCAGGAAGACTATACATTAGGCACCGGCTCGGTTATCAAAGCAGGAAACAACTACTACGGATATTATACCGGTCACAACTATCTTTTTTTAAACACTGCAAGACCGCAGGAGGGAATTATGTACGCGACCAGCACGGATTTAAATTCGTGGACTAAAAAAAGCGGTTTCCTGATCATACCGCCATCTGGTTATGACTTCAATAACTTCCGCGACCCTAATATCTTTTTCAATGATGCCACCCAGGAATACTGGATGGTTGTTGGTGCACGTAAAAATAACGTTGGCGAACTGGTGTATTATACAACTAAAGATATGGCAGCGCCTAACTGGGTTTTCCAGGGCACTTTTTACGGACCCAATAAATATGACATGCTCGAATGTCCTGATGTTTTTAAGTTAGGGAATTACTGGTACCTCGTGTTCTCGGATACCAACATGGAGAACGCCACACACTACCGCATTGCTGCCTCGCCATCCGGCCCATGGATTACACCTGCAAATGAGCTGTTGGACGGTCGTTACTTTTATGCCGCCAAAACGACTTTTGATGGTAAAAACCGATATCTTTTTGGATGGGTGCCTACAAAAAGCGGATTCAGCGATGTTGGCGCAAAAGAATTTGCAGGTAATATGAGCAGTCATCTGCTTGTTCAGAATTCCGATGGAACATTATCGGTCTCTGTGCCTGCAACTGTTGAGAGTGCTGTTGCCAAAGTGGGAACCATAACTGCGACAAATAAGGATGCAACAGTAACGCTATCAGGCAGTAATTATCAGATCAGCAGTTCAAACGGCACCGGAGCGGCTTATTTCGGAAATATTTCCGGTACTTGTATCATTAAAGGATCAGTAACGTTTTCACAGCTACCCTCCGGTTTCGGGTTCCTGTTCGGATCAGACGGTACGGCAAACAACACTTTTAAACTGGGCTTTACCAACGGCAATTTACAGAGCGATAATGTGATTAGCGGCGCGGCCAATACAGATGCGTCAATTCCATACAAGTTAACGGCGGGACAGGAATATCCGTTTAAGATCGTGATAGAAAATTCAATTGCTACAATATATGTGAATAGTCAGGCGGCGCTAACCACCCGGATTTATGCATTGCAGAAAAAAGCATGGGGCATTTATGCCACTAATGGTTCGGCAACCTTTAAAAATTTATCTTTCTATCAAAAATAG
- a CDS encoding glycoside hydrolase family 32 protein encodes MKLFLRLILIATVYFSSRAMGQIHQYQEAYRPQLHFSPGAHWINDPNGMVYIDGSYHLFFQYYPGGTTWGPMHWGHATSKDLVHWKELPIALYPDSLGYIFSGSAVVDSNNTSGFGKDGKYPLVAIFTHHDSKGEKAGTETFQNQSLAYSLDQGQSWTKYAGNPVLKNPGIRDFRDPKVMWYAEQKKWIMTLATKDHITFYSAPDLKNWKKESEFGLTVGAHGGVWECPDLFPLKLNGKTYWVLIVNLNPGGPNGGSATQYFVGHFDGHEFVPVDTRIRWIDYGPDEYAGVTWSNTGSRKLFLGWMSNWNYANEVPTEKWRNAMTIPRELQLRQSDSGILVTSMPAKELYKNAAGMAITLTNVKLNRHLDLSKYTGSLKNQYVLKVNFARIQDCSVHLVSESGDKLTIGFDKAKNRYYIDRTNAGIIDFHKGFAGRFYAPRLTSSKSADLTLVVDKSSIELFADGGLSVMTAIFFPKANLEKLILESQTEVTIQKLQITGLKSIWKN; translated from the coding sequence ATGAAATTATTTTTAAGGCTAATATTAATAGCAACAGTATACTTTAGCAGCCGGGCGATGGGGCAAATACATCAATATCAGGAAGCTTACCGGCCACAACTTCATTTTTCGCCAGGCGCCCACTGGATCAATGACCCGAATGGCATGGTTTATATTGATGGTTCATACCATTTATTTTTTCAATATTATCCAGGCGGCACAACCTGGGGGCCGATGCACTGGGGACATGCGACCAGTAAGGATCTGGTACACTGGAAGGAATTGCCGATTGCACTGTATCCGGACAGCCTGGGTTACATTTTTTCGGGTAGCGCCGTTGTGGATTCAAATAATACATCTGGTTTCGGCAAGGATGGGAAATATCCGCTTGTGGCCATATTTACCCATCACGATTCTAAGGGAGAGAAGGCTGGGACCGAGACGTTCCAAAATCAAAGCCTGGCTTATAGCCTTGACCAAGGCCAAAGCTGGACCAAGTATGCTGGCAATCCGGTATTGAAAAACCCGGGAATAAGGGATTTTCGCGATCCTAAGGTGATGTGGTATGCAGAGCAAAAGAAATGGATCATGACTTTGGCTACCAAAGATCATATCACGTTTTATTCGGCACCTGATCTGAAAAACTGGAAGAAAGAAAGCGAGTTTGGCTTAACAGTTGGTGCTCATGGTGGCGTATGGGAGTGCCCGGATCTGTTCCCATTAAAATTAAACGGGAAGACCTATTGGGTACTGATCGTCAATCTCAATCCCGGCGGCCCGAACGGCGGATCTGCGACTCAATACTTTGTTGGACATTTTGACGGGCATGAGTTTGTACCCGTAGATACCCGTATACGCTGGATAGATTACGGTCCGGATGAGTATGCCGGCGTTACCTGGAGTAATACGGGCAGCCGCAAATTGTTCTTGGGCTGGATGAGTAACTGGAATTATGCAAACGAGGTGCCGACCGAAAAATGGCGGAACGCGATGACCATACCACGTGAACTTCAATTGAGACAAAGTGATTCTGGCATCCTGGTCACTTCTATGCCGGCTAAAGAATTATATAAAAACGCTGCGGGCATGGCGATAACGTTAACAAACGTCAAACTCAACCGGCATCTCGACCTGTCGAAATATACCGGCTCTTTGAAAAATCAGTATGTGTTGAAAGTGAATTTTGCTCGGATACAAGATTGTTCGGTTCATTTGGTTAGCGAAAGCGGCGATAAATTGACCATCGGTTTTGACAAGGCGAAAAACCGGTATTATATTGACAGAACTAACGCGGGCATCATTGACTTTCACAAAGGTTTTGCCGGAAGATTTTATGCGCCGCGTTTAACATCCTCCAAAAGCGCCGATTTGACTTTGGTGGTGGATAAATCCTCAATCGAACTTTTCGCAGATGGTGGGCTAAGCGTGATGACGGCTATATTTTTCCCTAAGGCAAATCTTGAAAAATTGATTCTGGAAAGTCAAACCGAAGTGACAATTCAAAAATTGCAAATAACAGGACTCAAATCTATCTGGAAAAACTAA
- a CDS encoding DUF6155 family protein, giving the protein MGLSDIKKELKKLDKEKIINLIADLYTKNKSVKEFFDFYVNPNERELFNKYRDKVFEAFYPKRGYGYNLKDGKQAISDFKKLGASSDLLADLMLFYVETGVQFTNDFGDINEAFYSSIESTYLAVLKLIRNESLLDKFSDRARKIVNDTIDIGWGFHDYLFDVYYQFYDDK; this is encoded by the coding sequence ATGGGACTGAGTGACATTAAGAAAGAACTTAAAAAACTCGACAAGGAGAAAATCATTAATCTTATAGCCGACTTATATACAAAAAACAAATCGGTTAAAGAGTTTTTCGACTTTTATGTAAATCCAAATGAAAGAGAGCTATTCAATAAATACCGTGACAAGGTATTTGAAGCATTTTATCCAAAACGGGGTTACGGCTACAACCTCAAAGACGGCAAACAAGCAATAAGTGACTTTAAAAAATTAGGAGCTTCGTCGGATTTACTTGCTGACTTGATGCTTTTCTACGTGGAAACTGGTGTGCAATTTACAAACGACTTTGGAGATATCAATGAGGCATTTTATTCCAGCATAGAATCAACATATCTGGCTGTTTTGAAACTTATAAGAAACGAGAGTTTACTGGATAAGTTTTCCGATAGAGCGCGAAAAATAGTAAATGATACTATCGATATTGGATGGGGTTTTCATGACTATTTATTTGACGTTTATTACCAGTTTTATGATGACAAATAA
- the hscB gene encoding Fe-S protein assembly co-chaperone HscB produces the protein MTTSYFEFYGLPESFTIDAKVLKNKFYELSKRYHPDFYANESEARQQEILELSTLNNKAYQVLSNPPKLTEYILQQHGLLAEGDKHQLAPDFLMEMMEINENLMEVDDEAGLLAIKTQLAGIENDLNAQLSSLIKNYETDNQANKITTLKNIKDIYFKQKYLLRIKDSLNTFAARF, from the coding sequence ATGACCACAAGTTACTTTGAATTTTACGGGCTTCCGGAGTCATTTACAATTGACGCTAAAGTTTTGAAAAATAAATTTTACGAGCTGAGTAAACGCTATCATCCTGATTTTTACGCTAACGAAAGCGAGGCCAGGCAACAGGAGATTTTAGAACTATCCACCCTAAATAACAAAGCTTACCAGGTACTGTCAAACCCGCCCAAATTAACGGAATATATCCTGCAACAACACGGACTGTTAGCCGAAGGAGATAAACATCAGCTTGCCCCCGATTTTTTAATGGAGATGATGGAAATTAATGAAAACCTGATGGAAGTTGATGACGAAGCAGGTTTACTGGCAATTAAAACACAGCTTGCAGGTATAGAAAACGATTTAAATGCCCAATTATCCAGCCTGATCAAAAATTATGAAACAGATAATCAGGCTAATAAGATAACAACCTTAAAAAACATCAAAGATATTTACTTTAAACAGAAATATCTATTGCGAATTAAGGATTCTTTAAATACATTTGCAGCCCGCTTCTAA
- the rseP gene encoding RIP metalloprotease RseP gives MSVVIMIVQLILGLSILVILHELGHFLAARAFGIKVEKFYLFFDAWNISLVKFHYKGVEYGIGWLPLGGYVKIAGMIDESMDTEQMAGPAQPWEFRSKPAWQRLIVMLAGIFVNIVLGIFIFWMLTVKYGETYIPSSSVKYGIAPGIIGKKIGLKAGDKITEINGKPIVRYDELRTSKVLMGNTKLTVVRGNNVLTIAIPPTILNDLSDLGIDEFINLRTKFKVDSVVPNSNAFKAGLAKGDSIVAVNNQPIQFFDEYQDQIAKYKNGQTHLSVKRAGTLQDLVVNVKPDGTLGFARDRDSFPEEKKETFGFFGSLPVGASKAWSSFADNAKGLGKVFKGEVKANKAFAGPVQIATMFGSHIDWPKFWGLVGLLSMALALMNLLPIPVLDGGHAMFLIIEMIKGKPLSDKFMERAQIVGFVILITLMVFVYGNDIIKHVVK, from the coding sequence ATGAGTGTAGTAATAATGATAGTTCAGTTGATACTGGGCCTTTCGATCTTGGTGATATTGCATGAGCTTGGGCACTTTTTAGCGGCCCGCGCTTTTGGAATTAAAGTAGAAAAATTTTATTTGTTTTTTGATGCCTGGAATATTAGCCTGGTTAAATTTCATTATAAAGGTGTTGAATATGGTATAGGCTGGTTGCCATTAGGCGGTTATGTGAAAATTGCCGGGATGATTGATGAATCTATGGATACCGAGCAAATGGCAGGCCCTGCCCAGCCCTGGGAGTTTCGCTCAAAACCAGCCTGGCAACGCTTAATTGTGATGCTGGCAGGTATTTTTGTCAATATTGTATTGGGCATCTTCATCTTCTGGATGCTGACAGTTAAATACGGAGAAACTTATATCCCTTCAAGCAGCGTCAAATACGGTATTGCTCCCGGCATTATCGGTAAAAAAATAGGCCTTAAAGCGGGCGATAAAATAACCGAAATTAACGGCAAGCCTATAGTACGCTATGATGAGTTAAGAACCTCAAAAGTTTTAATGGGGAATACCAAGCTTACTGTAGTACGCGGTAACAACGTGTTAACTATAGCCATCCCTCCTACCATTTTGAATGATCTGTCAGACTTGGGTATCGACGAGTTTATTAACCTTCGTACCAAATTTAAAGTAGATTCTGTGGTGCCCAACAGCAACGCCTTTAAGGCTGGCCTGGCAAAAGGTGATAGTATTGTAGCGGTTAATAACCAACCGATCCAGTTTTTTGACGAATACCAGGATCAAATAGCCAAGTATAAAAACGGGCAAACACATTTATCGGTTAAAAGAGCCGGCACCCTGCAAGACCTTGTAGTAAATGTTAAGCCTGACGGTACGCTCGGCTTTGCAAGAGACAGGGATAGCTTTCCGGAAGAAAAGAAAGAAACATTTGGTTTTTTCGGATCACTGCCGGTTGGCGCATCAAAAGCGTGGAGCAGTTTCGCTGATAATGCCAAGGGCTTAGGTAAGGTATTTAAAGGCGAAGTAAAGGCTAATAAAGCATTTGCAGGCCCTGTACAAATAGCAACCATGTTTGGCAGTCATATCGACTGGCCCAAGTTCTGGGGCCTGGTGGGCTTATTATCAATGGCGTTGGCCCTGATGAATCTGTTGCCTATCCCCGTGTTAGACGGCGGCCATGCCATGTTCCTGATTATTGAGATGATTAAAGGCAAACCGTTAAGCGATAAGTTTATGGAGCGTGCACAAATTGTAGGTTTTGTAATTTTAATAACCCTGATGGTATTTGTTTATGGTAACGATATCATTAAGCACGTGGTGAAGTAG
- a CDS encoding 1-deoxy-D-xylulose-5-phosphate reductoisomerase, which produces MHQQHIKNIAILGSTGSIGTQALQVISKNASIFRAYILTAQTNADLLIEQAQHFLPAYVIIGNESKYADVKAALAHLPIQVLAGSQAIKDVVTEPAIHTVLTAMVGFAGLEPTIAAIKAGKTIALANKETLVVAGELITSLAKQHQVNILPVDSEHSAIFQCLAGEENNRIEKLILTASGGPFRGKNLDYLTGVTKNDALKHPNWVMGAKITIDSASLMNKGLEVIEAKWLFDVDVDRIEVIVHPQSIIHSMVQFEDGSIKAQMGLPDMCLPIQYALTYPNRIKSDFKRFDFMDYPQLSFEKPDLKTFRNLAIAFEALNQAGNMPCIVNAANEIAVASFLNGNVSFLGMSDIIEICMQKISFIGQPILDDYLNTDKETRILAQSLITQTPSAMITI; this is translated from the coding sequence ATGCATCAACAACATATAAAAAATATAGCTATACTTGGCTCCACCGGCAGCATAGGCACGCAGGCTTTACAAGTAATAAGTAAAAATGCAAGCATTTTCAGGGCATATATACTCACAGCACAAACCAATGCCGACCTGCTGATTGAGCAGGCTCAACATTTTTTGCCTGCTTATGTTATTATCGGCAACGAGAGTAAGTACGCTGACGTTAAAGCTGCGCTTGCACATTTACCTATCCAGGTATTAGCAGGTAGCCAGGCCATCAAAGATGTTGTTACTGAGCCGGCTATTCATACCGTATTAACAGCCATGGTGGGCTTTGCCGGTTTAGAGCCAACTATAGCCGCTATTAAGGCTGGTAAAACCATTGCTTTAGCAAATAAAGAAACATTGGTTGTGGCAGGCGAGCTGATTACATCGCTGGCCAAACAACACCAGGTAAATATTTTACCTGTTGATTCGGAGCATTCAGCTATATTTCAATGCCTGGCCGGAGAAGAAAACAACCGGATTGAAAAATTGATACTGACGGCCTCGGGCGGTCCTTTCCGTGGAAAAAACCTGGATTATTTAACAGGAGTTACTAAAAACGACGCGTTAAAACATCCTAACTGGGTTATGGGCGCTAAAATCACCATTGATTCAGCTTCATTAATGAACAAAGGCCTGGAAGTAATTGAAGCTAAATGGCTTTTTGATGTAGATGTCGACCGTATCGAAGTGATTGTACATCCGCAATCCATCATTCACTCCATGGTGCAGTTTGAAGACGGCTCCATTAAGGCGCAGATGGGCTTGCCCGATATGTGCCTGCCCATCCAGTATGCGCTTACCTATCCCAATCGTATTAAAAGCGATTTTAAACGATTCGATTTTATGGATTACCCCCAACTCAGCTTCGAAAAACCAGATTTAAAAACTTTCCGTAATTTAGCTATTGCTTTTGAGGCGCTTAATCAAGCTGGTAATATGCCCTGCATTGTTAACGCCGCAAACGAAATTGCCGTAGCCAGCTTTCTTAATGGGAATGTCAGTTTTTTAGGTATGAGCGATATTATTGAAATATGTATGCAGAAAATAAGTTTTATAGGACAACCTATATTAGACGATTATTTGAATACTGATAAAGAAACCCGCATATTAGCACAAAGTTTAATAACGCAAACGCCATCGGCGATGATAACCATTTGA
- a CDS encoding GH3 auxin-responsive promoter family protein: MGFKAALSKPFAAIINIQLNKLRKNAVSLQQKTFTGLIQQASETAFGKDHQFAAIKTYDDFKKNVPIRDYEDLRPYIDRVVNGEENIMWPGKPAYLAKTSGTTSGVKYIPISKESMPEHIKAARNALLNYIHETGKTDFVDGSMIFLQGSPILSEKHGIQVGRLSGIVAHHVPQYLQKNRKPSYEINCIEDWEEKVDAIVDETLNEDMRLISGIPPWCQMYFDRLSQKSGEKKIKDIFPNFKLFVYGGVNYEPYRARIEDSIGFPIDSIETYPASEGFIAFQDSQKDKGLLLLADSGIFYEFIPVDEYFDPNPTRIELKDVELNKNYALILNTNAGLWGYSIGDTVKFISKDPYKIMVSGRIKHYISAFGEHVIGEEVEHALLNVAKAEGVDITEFTVAPQVNPPQGQLPYHEWFIEFAGSPKNIAEFSLKVDEALQKKNIYYFDLIKGSILQPLKIMPLKKNAFIDYMRSKGKLGGQNKVPRLANDRKIADELSYYSINE, translated from the coding sequence ATGGGATTTAAAGCAGCGTTAAGCAAACCATTTGCGGCCATCATTAACATCCAACTCAATAAACTGCGTAAAAACGCGGTGAGTCTCCAGCAAAAAACATTTACAGGTTTAATACAGCAAGCCAGTGAAACGGCCTTCGGTAAAGACCATCAGTTTGCAGCTATTAAAACTTACGATGACTTTAAAAAGAATGTTCCGATAAGGGATTATGAAGATCTTCGGCCTTATATCGACCGTGTTGTTAACGGCGAAGAAAATATCATGTGGCCCGGCAAACCTGCTTATTTAGCTAAAACATCGGGTACTACGTCGGGGGTAAAGTATATCCCCATCTCTAAGGAAAGCATGCCCGAGCATATTAAAGCCGCCCGCAATGCTTTGCTCAATTACATTCACGAAACCGGGAAAACCGATTTTGTAGATGGCAGCATGATATTTTTACAAGGCAGCCCTATCCTATCCGAAAAACACGGCATCCAGGTTGGTCGCCTGTCAGGCATTGTTGCCCATCATGTACCGCAATACCTTCAAAAAAACCGCAAGCCAAGCTACGAGATTAATTGCATCGAAGATTGGGAAGAAAAAGTTGACGCCATTGTTGACGAAACACTGAACGAGGATATGCGCCTGATATCGGGTATCCCACCCTGGTGCCAGATGTACTTCGACAGGTTATCGCAAAAATCGGGCGAAAAAAAGATTAAAGATATTTTCCCAAACTTTAAGCTGTTTGTTTACGGCGGCGTAAATTACGAGCCTTACCGCGCCCGCATTGAAGATAGCATTGGATTCCCTATCGATTCGATAGAAACTTATCCCGCCTCCGAAGGCTTCATTGCCTTCCAAGATTCGCAAAAAGATAAAGGTTTATTGCTGCTCGCCGATTCCGGAATATTTTACGAGTTTATACCCGTAGATGAATATTTTGATCCCAACCCTACCCGTATCGAATTAAAAGATGTGGAACTTAATAAAAACTACGCCTTGATACTGAATACAAATGCAGGTTTATGGGGCTACAGCATAGGCGATACCGTTAAATTTATTTCTAAAGATCCTTATAAGATCATGGTAAGCGGTCGCATAAAACATTATATTTCAGCATTTGGAGAGCATGTGATAGGCGAAGAAGTAGAACACGCCCTACTGAACGTGGCTAAAGCCGAAGGTGTTGATATTACCGAATTTACTGTTGCGCCACAAGTAAATCCGCCGCAGGGGCAGCTCCCCTATCATGAATGGTTTATTGAGTTTGCAGGGTCACCCAAAAACATAGCCGAATTCAGTTTAAAAGTAGATGAGGCTTTACAAAAGAAAAATATTTATTACTTTGACCTCATTAAAGGTAGTATTTTACAGCCTTTAAAAATAATGCCGCTTAAAAAGAATGCTTTTATTGATTATATGCGCTCAAAAGGTAAATTAGGTGGCCAAAATAAAGTACCCAGATTAGCTAACGACCGCAAAATTGCAGATGAACTATCCTATTACTCAATTAATGAATAA
- a CDS encoding glycosyltransferase, whose amino-acid sequence MFFSIIIPLYNRPQEIKELLETLTRQTYTQFEVLIIEDGSVNDAKAVVETFANCLDISYYVKPNEGQGFARNYGFARAKGDYFIVFDSDCLIPEGYLDIVKNYLYTNHLDAYGGPDGATTSFTPIQRAISYSMTSPFTTGGIRGNKKGLGQFHPRSFNMGISRQVWEKTGGFIITRLGEDIEFSIRIHKMGFKIGLIPDALVYHKRRTDFIQFFKQLHFFGRARINIYRFFPGELKMVHFFPALFTLFLIITLLLNIINSPLKLLGNIIVLVIILLIFFHSLIINRSLKIAFLSIIAAFIQLTAYGLGFMEDLWKRVIIKTS is encoded by the coding sequence ATGTTTTTTTCCATCATCATACCCCTATATAACCGGCCACAAGAGATAAAGGAGCTGCTGGAAACACTAACCCGGCAAACCTATACCCAATTTGAGGTTTTGATTATAGAGGATGGATCGGTGAATGATGCAAAAGCCGTAGTTGAAACATTTGCCAACTGCCTTGATATTAGTTACTACGTAAAACCTAACGAAGGACAGGGCTTTGCTCGTAATTATGGATTTGCCAGGGCCAAAGGCGATTACTTTATCGTTTTTGATTCCGACTGCCTGATACCCGAAGGATATCTCGACATTGTTAAAAACTATCTGTACACCAACCACCTGGATGCTTACGGTGGCCCAGACGGCGCTACAACCTCTTTTACTCCTATACAAAGGGCTATCAGCTACAGCATGACTTCGCCATTTACCACCGGGGGCATCCGAGGTAACAAAAAAGGCCTTGGTCAGTTTCACCCGCGTAGTTTCAACATGGGTATATCCCGCCAGGTATGGGAAAAAACCGGTGGCTTCATTATCACCCGGCTGGGCGAGGATATTGAGTTCAGCATCCGCATCCATAAAATGGGTTTTAAAATAGGGTTAATACCCGATGCACTGGTTTACCATAAACGCCGTACTGATTTTATTCAATTTTTTAAGCAGTTGCATTTTTTTGGACGGGCGCGTATTAACATTTATCGATTTTTCCCCGGCGAGCTAAAAATGGTTCACTTTTTCCCTGCTCTGTTTACTTTGTTTTTAATAATTACATTATTACTCAACATCATTAACTCACCGCTAAAATTATTGGGCAACATCATAGTGCTCGTTATTATATTGTTAATATTTTTTCATTCGTTAATTATAAACAGATCATTAAAAATTGCATTTTTGAGTATTATTGCCGCATTTATTCAACTCACCGCTTACGGGCTTGGGTTTATGGAAGATTTGTGGAAGCGTGTAATAATTAAAACATCATAA